One segment of Arthrobacter sp. MMS18-M83 DNA contains the following:
- a CDS encoding GerMN domain-containing protein: MLVTALTAALFLSGCVADRSSQGSTTPVPNPTAALQAAPATNAPLETTQASNKIPVYWIGRSDTDIFLYREFRDNPGNENPITTALRIMMSQKPLDHDFFTPWQNPSNLATSISGKNVVTVDVSRDAFNSNLDAGMAQRAVQQLVYTATAAAASSGLIDSGQLIKVTILVDGHTDYMAFGQVKLGDPMVRDATMVAPVWIIEPQEDLTLPAGPIKFNGRTTDSSKKLHWQILRENSSGEKISYLSGQTTASTVPGQGGAFSFTVGLGAGRYELRVSMVGPGDADVATDTRSFSVR, from the coding sequence ATGCTTGTGACCGCGCTGACCGCTGCCCTGTTTCTTTCGGGTTGCGTTGCTGACCGTTCGAGTCAGGGATCAACGACGCCTGTCCCCAACCCGACCGCTGCCCTGCAGGCGGCACCCGCAACCAATGCGCCGCTCGAGACAACCCAGGCGTCAAACAAGATTCCGGTGTACTGGATCGGACGGAGCGACACGGATATCTTCCTGTACCGCGAATTTCGTGACAACCCAGGCAACGAGAACCCGATCACTACCGCCCTTCGGATCATGATGTCCCAGAAGCCGTTGGATCACGATTTCTTCACGCCATGGCAAAATCCGAGCAACCTTGCGACGTCGATTTCCGGCAAGAACGTGGTCACGGTCGACGTTTCCCGCGACGCGTTCAATTCCAACCTCGACGCCGGAATGGCGCAGCGCGCGGTCCAGCAACTCGTCTACACCGCTACCGCTGCTGCGGCGAGCTCGGGATTGATCGACTCCGGTCAGCTGATCAAGGTGACCATCCTGGTGGACGGGCACACGGATTACATGGCGTTCGGTCAGGTCAAGCTAGGTGATCCGATGGTCCGGGACGCAACCATGGTGGCACCCGTCTGGATCATTGAACCGCAGGAGGACCTGACCCTGCCTGCCGGTCCAATCAAGTTCAATGGGCGTACCACCGACTCTTCGAAGAAACTGCATTGGCAGATCCTCCGCGAGAACTCAAGCGGCGAGAAGATATCATACCTGTCCGGTCAGACCACTGCTTCGACCGTGCCGGGCCAAGGCGGCGCCTTCAGCTTCACTGTGGGCCTCGGAGCCGGCCGCTACGAGTTGCGCGTCTCCATGGTGGGTCCAGGCGACGCCGACGTCGCCACGGATACCCGTTCCTTCAGCGTCCGCTGA